Within Coffea arabica cultivar ET-39 chromosome 4e, Coffea Arabica ET-39 HiFi, whole genome shotgun sequence, the genomic segment ttatttttccagatttgttgcatcataaacttgcgtctagttgttgttaattgctgtggttagccttgtttagtccagcctttttttttgtgtcttattcttgattctttgtttgtgtttgtgtcttgtttctatcctgttatatccattcaattccagtcttttgttctatttgatcattcgaggttactgttcatccgaaaaaaatcagtttgtagcaagggttttagaagtcctatctagttattaccttgtgttcttgtttacatacaaaaaaaaaaatagctggctaaccttacaaaaattcctggaaatctgtcttgatcaaaacttgggtttcttgaagttcctaattgtttaaaaccacaatcttgaagttcttggaactttagttgggattcttgaagacaaccaaaatctgtcttgatcaaatcgtgaaatcttggattgtttggggaggaaatcatcttcaatttcgtgtttcttgaattctggaaattaacatcttgaattcttgaaagaatcttgaagtttctgggttttgggaaccaaatcttggtaaacaacaaggctgcaaaattccagctgccaaaatccttgtcttcaccacaacaatcttctttcttgactaagaacattttagccacgaaatttgactcttcttggctgattataaaacaaaaacaaaggaagaagaagaacattcagcctattcaagtcaaatttcccaatctattcaagtcaaattttccaacctgttcaagttaaattttccacccttgttcccaaaaacaaccaaatcagttccaatcttgaacttgaccttagaatttgtgggaaccagcaaataggaagactaatccttgtttccaaaggattaaggaagaaaagtcagtcttgggtttccaaaacagtcctaccgcaacacaaattcatcttccattcggattccatctttgcaaccattggggaatttctgtccaatcattaattctggaaatttttatgcatcattaggtcagttttaagtgtcattctgaatcctctaagtgtccatttatctaccaaaacactgcccagaaatgcagcaaccagcagctcaaaattccagttttgagtagagttttgtctaggatccttaaaattcaactttgagtcattcattgagtcgtggtcagtcccttcatcttttgttcttttttcgttcaaagtgctacaatcttgtgaccctggttggtaagtcgatccacactagaatgagttctaacttcttcgaggagttgaccgaggagccttgaaaataccttggtgagttcattagagtgttcaaacacgagagcgagagtaaacacgtgaggaagtgtgcgagataaactttacttctttccattgttattttttaccctatacttcaccatggctaacgaggggggagcaagctcccaagcttttgatcttaaacttttcacagaagcaatcaaaggcgaattgggacgcatgatggaccaaaaacttgaactgatgcaccaacgcattgacagcttagagttgtctcatggaagctccaaaggcaaccgtggaaaggcttatgcacatgagtctagcgactctaactcagacaacaactatgagcataagcaaagtaggTCTAAGCGTGACGCTAGGCCTTCAAATGACCACATTCCgggcataaagatgaaaattccacccttccaaggacgatcagaccccgatgcctacttagagtgggagaagcggattgaacttgtcttcgattgcaatacttactcggaggagcaaaaggtcaagttggccgtggtcgaattcaccgactacgccgttgtgtggtgggatcaactctccactagtcgaaggaggagtcgtgaacctaccatacaaacttggacggagctaagacgactaatgaggaagcgtttcgtgccaagtcactactaccgtgacttgtatcaaaagcttcaaaccctcaaccaaggagcacgaagtgtcgaggactatcacaaggaaatggaaatactcatgctacgggcagacatcatggaggatcgagaagcaacaatggcacgcttcttgaacggattaaggcccgaaatcgctgatcaagtggagttacaccactatgtggaacttggggatctggtggaaaaggccatcaagattgaaaggaggattaagaggaggggttcgactcggagttactccaacttttcaccctcttatctccgaactacaccaccaaagaaagaggataaagggccgagtaattccatcccttcaagaccgaggccggatatgactaagtgggagtctaaggcaacaccaaagactgccattgagtcgagcatggggcgaaatcgagatactagatgcttcaaatgccaaggccgagggcatattgctagccaatgcccgaaccaacgcgctatgatcatcttacccaatggtgagtttctcaccgatgatgaagatgagaaggaggagttgccatcccttgaggaagaagaggaagcattgcccgtcaatgaacgagttggactcgttgtcagacgagccttagcaacccaagtgaaagccgccgaccatgcacaaagagagaacattttctacacccgttgctatatcaaaggcaaggtatgtagtttgatcatagatggaggtagttgtgctaacgtcgctagtgccttgatggtggagaaactagcactacccactctacgacatccaacaccttatcgtttgcaatggttgaacgatagtggggatgttcgtgtgaccaagcaagtccaagtacctttccgaattggaaagtatgaggacgtggtgttatgcgacgtggtccctatgcaagcatgtcacatactattggggaggccatggcaattcgacaagggagttacattcgatggcattaccaataaatactccttcaagcaaggcgagaagaggattgtgcttgtgccacTCACTCCTATCCAAGTTCATGAAGATCAAAAAAGCCTGATCAAGGAGAATGAGcttgagaatgagaagaaaaaaatagaaaaagccgagagctcaacagaaaatgataaggccgagaaaattgagaggaaaaagacatatggtgagccggccaaaattgaaaagagagaaaaaaggcaaaatctattgataaaagccaatatagtaagaaaagctttgagtgttaatacacccatctttgtacttttgtgcaaagaggtgttggttgtcacaagtgatcttactaacactctaccatctagtattgtctctcttttgcaggaatatgAGGATGTCTTCcccgatgagattccaaatggactaccaccaataaggggaattgagcatcaaattgacttggttccaggtgccccacttcctaacagaccagcctacaaaatgggtccagatgagacaaaggagctccaacgccaaatcgaagagcttctaacaaagggatgggcacgagaaagcttgagcccatgtgcggttcccgtcatcttggtgcctaaaaaggatggaagttggcgaatgtgcactgactgtagggccgttaatgcaataacggtaaaatatcgtcaccctattcctagacttgatgatatgttagatgagctatatggtgctgtgattttcactaaaattgatctaaaaagcggttatcatcaaattaggatgaaagagggggatgaatggaaaacggcctttaaaaccaaacatggcttgtacgagtggttagttatgccatttggactaactaatgcacctagtacgttcatgaggttgatgaaccacgtacttcgtccattccttggaaaatttgtagttgtatattttgacgatatcctgatttatagtaggagcttagatgagcatgttgaacatgtgaagcttgttcttgatgtacttcgaagggaaaagctctatgctaaccttaagaagtgctccttttgtactgatcaacttgtcttcctaggctttgttgtgagtaaacagggaatcaaagtggacgaggagaaggttaaagcaattcgagaatggcctactccaagcacggtgggtgaggtacgtagcttccatggtcttgctagtttttatagacgatttgttaaagattttagtaccattgctgcacctctaactgctgtaattaagaaaaatgagccatttgtgtggagagatgctcaagtacgtgctttccaaatgcttaaacatcaactcacacatgcaccactacttgcattaccatgctttgacaagatgtttgaaatagagtgtgatgcatctggggtgggtattggagctgtcctaatgcaagagggcaaaccaattgcatactttagtgaaaaactcaatggggcagctttgaactattccacttatgataaggagttgtactccttaatccgtgctttagaaacttggcaacattacttgagaccaagggaatttgtcatacacactgaccatgagtcgcttaagcacattaagtcacaacacaagttgaataagcgtcatgttaagtggattgcatttattgaaaccttcccttatgtgattaagtacaaagtggggaaaactaatgttgttgctgatgcattatcacgtcggtactctttgctcactcaacttgatgcaaggttgttaggatttgaattagtcaaagagttatacaccaatgacccagatttctcaggtatttatgactcttgtggttcagcaactcaaggtaaattctacatccttgatggatttcttttctacctcaatcgactatgtatacctaactgctctattcgctctttacttgttagggaagcacacggaggtggcttgatgggacactttggcgtagctaaaaccttagctatccttcaagagcacttccattggccaaggatgaaacgagatgtggagcgaatggtggctaaatgcattacttgccacaaagctaagtctaaacttcaaccctatggcctttatagtcctttacctgtacctaaggaaccttggaccgacatttccatggattttgttttagggttgcctaggtcaaagaggggaaatgatagcatctttgttattgttgacagattttcaaaaatggcacattttataccatgtcacaaaacagatgatgcatcgcacattgctgatttgtttttcaaagaaatcattagattgcatggcatgcctaggacaattgtctctgatagggatgtcaaatttttgagttacttttggaaaactttgtggggaaaattgggtaccaaattgctattttctactactagtcacccacaaactgatggccaaactgaggttgtcaatcgtacactatctacactcttgcgtgccatcattagaaaaaacattagaacctgggaagaatgtttaccccatgttgagtttgcatacaatcgcacggtgcatagttctactcatttttcaccatttgaaatagtctatggttttaaccctttaacaccactagacttatcacctttaccttcttctgagcacattaacatggatggtgctaaacgagcagattttgtcaagaaattacacgagcaggtacgcctaaacattgagcgaaggatggaccaagttgctcaacgggttaacaagggacgccaacgcgttgtgtttgaacctggtgactgggtgtggttacatctacgcaaggaaaggttcccagtccaaaggcgcaataaattacttccccgaggagatgggccgttccaagtcatcaagcgcatcaatgacaatgcttacaaactggacctacccggtgagtacaatgtgagcgctacattcaatgtctctgatctatctccttttcttgcagacgatgaagctgatttgaggacaaatccttttgaagaggagggggatgatacgaaccaagagacaccattgcgaactattcgagttcccctaggacccgtaactcgagcacgagctaacaagatgagggaggaactccaaggacttgttcatgagatacaaggccaagaaattgtccccaaggtcattgagagtcttgagcatgaaggaatgaaagtcatccatgtagtgcacgtcaaagagaaccatgtgtgacccttctctagtcacatttgctgttttagttaagtcattgtaataagggcttaatggtccatagtcttgctttaattacctaagcgatgacctcataaggttatttacctaagcgatgacctcataaggttgtttacctaagggatgacctcataaggttgtttacctaagggatgacctcataaggtttggtcaagcccacaattcttagtcttatggaaatagtcaagcctacaattgttagtcttagtcaagaccacaactctagactagttccacatttagttgttcatctctatgtaaggctataaatagcccacacttccaatggttttaggcattcaatcaataaatcagattttgagagttttcttggtttctccaaggcttcttgaataccttagaatttctctaggtgttcgtgacttatcaatctagaatcgcactaggttgtggcgtcttctaccattataccaaggttcgttaaccacgtgattaacgggttgaggtcatccgctccaaacttggtgtcctcttgtcgatcctgaatctaatcttttacgggtttcgtcacaaggttggcgacgttcgtatcattCTATTTTTTAGCTAATACATCTTGCAAAAAATAGTGTTATCTAAGTGGTCACTTAAGCgactctttattttttttctggtCAAGAACGTAATCAAAATTTGGAGCAGAtttttttggttgggaatgcaaGCGAAACTCTTACTAAATTGTTAATGTAAATTTATAAACCATGGCTAGGAAGGCATTAACAATCACTAAACACACATGAAACCACAAAAGCACTGACCTAACAATCACTAAATTTTTTCTTAGAATCCATCCGAGGCAAAACCGAAATAAACCGCAGTTGAGAAGGCCATTAACAATCGACCCAACACACACATGCGTCCGTTAAAAAAAACGGTGAAAAAATAGAAAGCAGACAGCAAGAAAAACGACACGCACAAATTGCCCCTAAATTTGGAGGAAATCACGAAGCAACCATCAGAACACCAGGGAGGGACAACACGGCATTGTTCCTCAGCCTTGGTCGCTTTTAATAGGTAGGATGTTTTCATTATTGTCATAATGGTTGTTAGAAAACTTAGCTCGGAATAACCTCGTTTTGAGTTTGTTAGGATCTATTTCCAGGTAATTATGAAAAGTTAATTTGACTACTCACAAACAGTGATAACAAAGGCTATAACAAGATgtggagaaaaataatgaaagacAATAACACGAAATTTTACATGAGTCGGTCAATTAGATCTACATTCACAAGAGGAAGTGAGCAAAATCTACTATAATGAAGAAGAATATAAAGCTTATGATAAAATTTCTAGCCTAAAACAAATGAGagacaaatacaaaagagaaactcaagattgaacaAACAAGAAAGATTTCTAACTTGAGCTCTCTATTCtctcggatggctttggaaagAAATGTGACAGTGGGCTGTTAAAATCCTTAGAAAAGCTCCctatttattagaaaaattctgtCACATGAAAGCACCATTTGTACAGGAGTTGTTGCTGAATTTTTTGACTGCTAAAGCCTTCAAAACAATAGTAGAGCTACAAGTAGGTATGTCAATGGGTAGGATTTGAATCGGATCTCTTTGATTCAAAATCATCTGAATTGGATCTCTTTGATTCAGAATCAAACCCATTAAATTTAGTTAGACCCAAACTCAAATCTAGACCCAAATCCTTACAGGCCTGAAAAAATAAGTCCAAACCCAGACCCTCCTGAATCTGGGTATCGAATGGATATCCATTGTATTTTTGTAAAcgcattaaaataaaaatatattaaaaatatatagattTCAAAAAAGTTATACAAACAccattcaatttttatttttaaataataaaattaatattcaagAAATTGAATGCAATATTATGAACTCAAGAAAATAACTACAATCGActgtttctatttatttttaaaacttcaactGTATCTACGTcaaatctttcatttatttgccttcacattttcttcttgtttttcgaAAAAAATTGTATTAATTACAATGACAACTAGGATGAGGTTGAAAAAAGAatataatcatgaaatcttacTGTATTCGATCCAATAACCATAGAATATtagaatattttataaatttactaatatatatatagacacacacatgGATCTGGGTGGGTTTGGTATagatttgaatttgaatatgtATCATAGAAAATTAGACCCTACTCAAACTTATAACTCTTTTACAAGATCTATGTCTAGGTAATATctagatttgagaaattaaatccaaattttACCCTTACATTGGGTCTAGGTTGGATCTGAATAAGATCTGATCGATTAACATGCCTTGCTACAAATAACAAATAAGACAGTAAATGGGTGAAGAAACAATGGCCACATATCCGACAAAGTTTGGTAGCACCATTTTTCAACACgtaattatcttttttttttttaaacaaaacgaTAGGAGTTTTTATTCATAGTTATCAAAGTATATACAAGTTGGACTAAGTCCACTGATACATTAGTAGTGCAACATTGCACTACGTGAAAATAAGTCCAACACGGACCCTCCTGGATTTGGGTATCTAATGGGTATCCATTGTATTTTTGTAAAcgcactaaaataaaaatatattaaaaatatataaacttcaaaaaaaatataaacaccatccaatttttatttttaaataataaaattaatattcaagaagttgaatgcaatattatAAACTCAAGAAAATAACTACTATTGACTacttctatttatttttaaaacttcaactGTATCTACGTCAAATCCTTCATTTATTGgcctttactttttcttttttttttctaaaaaaaattgtactAATTACAATGACAACTAGAatgagattaaaaaaataatgaaatctTACTGTACTCGATCCAATAATTATAGAATATtagaatattttataaatttactaatatatatatacacacacacacatagatTTGGTTGGGGCTGAATTGGGTTTGGATTCGGATATGAATCATAAAAAATCAGACCCTATCATAACTCTTTTACAGGGTCTAGATCTGGGTAGCATttaaatttgagaaattaaattcaaattctATCTAAGTACATTAGGTCTGGATTAGATTTAAATAAGACTCGATTCATTGATATTTCTAGCTGCATGAAGAAAAAATGCCACGTAGTCCATAAAGCTTGGCTGCACCATTTTTCAACACGTAACCATCTGATGTCATCAATTTGTAAACGTCACGTGGAAAACGTACAATGCAAGATTCCTAGAATTCTTTTGTGGCTGTTCATGGCTGCCTTATTTTAGCGTAGACAGGGCAGCACAGGAGTATTGAGTTATTCTTCTACCCATCACACTAAGAAAAACGGGAGCACAAATACTTCTGATTTGAGAGTCTGGTTTGCCtataaatatgcaatttgagaCACCATCACACTAAGCAACCTGCCTTTGAAAGTAttctcttcaaaaaaaaaaaaaaaaaaaaactaagcaaCCAAGCAATGCGAATAGTCACCAGTTCTATAATCCGAGCTAATATAGTCTTTGACTGAAccgaaaaagtttaaaaatggAAGTTGAAGGTCATGAATTAGATTATTCCATTTCAAAATGACTGAACCAAAATGATTTCCCTCATCGTCCTTTGGCAAATTTTCATCCCAATATCTGGGGAAATCAATTCCTCGTCGACTCTCCTGATTCCGACAAGGTACTACTATAGTTTAGCCAAAGCTAAAACACAAAAAGCCTAGTCAAGGAAAGCAAACTTGGCGACTTATCAAATATACTATGCTTCTAAGAAATtttcttgcatgttttaagCTGATTTTTTGTCCTCATcattattataattttattcTGCAGATAAGCAACTACGTACATGATTTAAAGAAACCTTAACTTCATCAATTATACATTTTTGTTTTCTGCAGGCAACATGGGCTTCTAAGAAATGGCAGCTTGAGCAGCTGAAGGAAGATGTCAGAACAGAAATTTGTGCAACTGCCAGTAATCCTTCACAACAGCTGCAATTGATTGATGCGATTCAACGACTAGGTGtagaatatcattttcaagaggaGATCAATCATGCTTTACGCAAAATGCATGAGAAACATCAGAACTGGGAGAACATTGACCACATTTATACTGCTGCTCTCTATTTTCGTATTCTACGACAAGAAGGATTCAGAGTTTCATCAGGTAAGGGGTTAAAAGCTAAAAGATTTAAACCTTAAATCACAAGATCCTCAAATGCTGACTTTCTTTCCTCGTCTTTTATCACAAAACGCAAGAAAGAGAAACTTTTTTCTTCTATGCAAACATATTCAAGAAATTCGTGGATGATGAAGGTAAATTTGGAGAAGGTTTGGTTAATGATGTGCCGGGCATTCTTGCACTTTATGAAGCAACTCATCTCAGATTGCACGGCGACGACATTTTAGATCATGCTTTGGCTTTTAGTAGTAATCATCTTCAGTCAATATCAAACAAGTTAAACAGTCCACTTGACGAGCTAGTAAGTCACGCACTAATGCAACCTAATTGGAGGGGTTTACCAAGATTGGAGGCCAGAAATTACATATCCATATATGGAAAAGATCATTCACCTAATATAACTTTACTAAAGTTGGCTAAGTTGGATTTCAACATGCTACAATCTCTGCACAAGGAGGAGCTACATGAATTATCCTTGTAAGTCTCTTCAAAATAATTgtttctcaaaaaaataaatgagcAGTGAGACTCATTCTGTTCTGCAGATTATGTAAATCTGTAATCAATTAATTCAAGCAAGCGTAATTCAGGTGGTGGAAAGAAGTGGACTTTGCAAGAAAGCTTCCATTTGCTAGAGATCGAATTGTTGAGGGCTATTTCTGGATCGTGGGGGTGTATTTTGAGCCTCAATATGGTCTTGCTAGAAAGATTCTATCAAAAGTAATAGCAATGGCAACCGTAATTGATGATGTCTATGATGCTTACGGGACTTACAAAGAACTTGAAATCTTCACAGAAGCAATCGAAAGGTTtgatttgttaaaaacattaaACTTGACTTAGATATAATACTTTTCCAGTGaaatttgttttaattgatgTCTAACAACTTCTGCAGATGGGATGTTGGCTGCATAAAACAACTCCCAGATTACATGAAGATTTGTTACCAAACACTCTTAGATGTGTTTGCAGAAATTGAGCAAGAGATGGCCAAAAAAGGAAGATCATATCAATCATATTATACGAAGGAAGCAGTATGAACCTCCACAAATTGTTGCTACATATCAAACTCCTTTTGTCACGGGACAATAATTGTTTTATACATGGCTTCCTCTGTCAATGCTCATTCACTTtctattttctcaatgaattaATACCAGCGCACCTTAAATTTACCATGGGTGCAATAATGTTGCACGTGAAATTACATGTGACCAGAAACCAGAGAGTGAGATATAAATTAATAagaattaatcttctatacactgacagtgtatatactttATCATTAGATGCATgatatataatttaaatttgaatttgaaactcaaagtTTGTATATGTGTCGTATATCCAactgtgatagtgtatacacggtcaatatatataagatttactcaattaataataGCGTTCCATATGAATTACAcataactatatatatatatatatagagagagagagagagagagagagattgggCAAGAGATCAGcacaaaaaaatacaaatagaATATATTGTCCAAATTCAACAATCATGCAATAGTTTGTCTTTCTTGTAATTGAAATAGCTGATTTAGTTGCTTCTTACTAATTTGCAGATGAAGATGCTGGTTCGTGCCTACTTTGTTGAGGCTAAGTGGCTGCACCAAGGTTACATACCGACACTAGAGGagtatatgaaaaatggagtacCAAGCTCAGGATACCCTACACTTACAATAATATCTTTCCTAGGCATGGGGGATATTGTCAAGAAGGAGGCTTTTGATTGGGCACTCAATGTTCCTGAGATCGTGAGAGCTGCATCAATTATTGCCAGACTAAGGGATGACATTGTTGGGTACAAGGTACAATCCAATCTAATTAATATCCATAAGATATAATAGTTTACACATTAATGATATTTAATTGTTTACAATTTCTGAGCTATTTTActctaaaagaaaaagaattgttCAAATGATCCATCTGAATTTTTGTAATAACAactttatattcatgtaaaagatttctcatttttcaaattACTTGTACAAATTCATTGTCtgtagatttttctttttttttttttaagcattgTCTATAGAATTTTGCTTACATTGttgaaataataaaagggtacATTTGTATATATCTTGTAAAGGTTGGGATCAAACAAAACTCAGTTTAAAAGCACCTATAGATATATGGCTAAGATGGACTCCATAGTCTTCAATTGGTAAGGAAGGATATAGA encodes:
- the LOC113741074 gene encoding (-)-germacrene D synthase-like: MGEETMATYPTKFGSTIFQHATWASKKWQLEQLKEDVRTEICATASNPSQQLQLIDAIQRLGVEYHFQEEINHALRKMHEKHQNWENIDHIYTAALYFRILRQEGFRVSSGKGLKAKKRETFFFYANIFKKFVDDEGKFGEGLVNDVPGILALYEATHLRLHGDDILDHALAFSSNHLQSISNKLNSPLDELVSHALMQPNWRGLPRLEARNYISIYGKDHSPNITLLKLAKLDFNMLQSLHKEELHELSLWWKEVDFARKLPFARDRIVEGYFWIVGVYFEPQYGLARKILSKVIAMATVIDDVYDAYGTYKELEIFTEAIERWDVGCIKQLPDYMKICYQTLLDVFAEIEQEMAKKGRSYQSYYTKEAMKMLVRAYFVEAKWLHQGYIPTLEEYMKNGVPSSGYPTLTIISFLGMGDIVKKEAFDWALNVPEIVRAASIIARLRDDIVGYKFEQKREHIASAVECYMTQQGITEQQTCNELYEQIENAWKILNQQLLKTSSSTAAEFVPSKPILFRVINLARVINVFYKHKDEYTHVGETMCGYINSLFIEPIPLQ